In Panicum virgatum strain AP13 chromosome 4N, P.virgatum_v5, whole genome shotgun sequence, a single window of DNA contains:
- the LOC120670992 gene encoding uncharacterized protein LOC120670992, with protein sequence MLAAVPHLPLTRAKSVPHLPHSDSSHAASEILVPGVSLTLPIPIHPDLFEMNGRKRNLAPSSSRGPDLSAAVAGGPPGLAAAVVGAPVGVSAASAAAAGAPAGPASSPPASLHANGFPAWWTSSSPVSFRHESSTSAGLYPPGGFTNFMQSNNTLEDFHLVGNTTSRTSVGPSATSYRGTPPGESNAQDKETITVDADETIEDSRTEKRLNWTKDEDIRLASAWVHNSKDPVDGTDRKSDQYWADVT encoded by the exons ATGCTCGCTGCTGTCCCGCATCTCCCGCTCACGCGCGCCAAATCCGTCCCGCATCTCCCGCATAGCGATTCCTCTCATGCTGCCTCTGAAATACTCGTGCCAGGCGTCTCTCTAACCCTCCCCATCCCAATCCATCCAGACCTCTTCGAGATGAATGGTCGGAAGAGAAACCTTGCGCCAAGTTCCAGTCGAGGCCCCGACCTTTCTGCTGCGGTCGCCGGTGGTCCCCCGGGACTTGCTGCCGCGGTCGTCGGTGCTCCTGTTGGCGTTTCTGCTGCATCTGCGGCGGCTGCTGGTGCTCCCGCCGGCCCTGCGTCCTCTCCACCCGCAAGTCTTCACGCCAATGGTTTTCCTGCATGGTGGACAAGTTCATCTCCAGTGTCCTTCAGGCATGAATCATCTACTAGCGCAGG GCTGTACCCACCAGGTGGCTTTACCAATTTTATGCAGTCAAACAACACTCTAGAAGATTTCCATTTAGTTGGCAATACAACAAGCAGAACTAGTGTTGGTCCATCTGCTACAAGTTATAGAGGAACACCCCCAGGTGAAAGCAATGCACAAGATAAAGAAACAATCACTGTTGACGCGGATGAAACCATTGAAGATAGTAGGACTGAGAAGAGATTGAACTGGACAAAAGATGAAGACATTAGATTG GCTTCTGCTTGGGTGCATAACTCAAAGGACCCGGTTGATGGAACTGATAGGAAGTCAGATCAATATTGGGCGGATGTTACGTAA
- the LOC120670740 gene encoding flavonol 3-O-glucosyltransferase UGT89B1-like, with protein sequence MANAGAPAVANAAAADTNGGAPAVANAAADNGARSMANATTSAAVANGGDGNGVPVSGSGRDHVVIFPFMAKGHMLPLLHFATALSARHGGLRVTLVTTPGNVAFARSRLPASVPLVALPFPSLPPLPAGVESTDALPSQSLHLAFLRATALLRAPFAAFLASLPSPPLALVSDFFLGFTRRVAADAGVRRIVFNGMSCFASAICKALAASPLASFEPGAQLHVPDMPDHVVVRAEEVPDGVAKRADPDNPFTRFFVHEIGDSDVRSWGVLVNSFAALDGDYVPGLESFYEPGSRAWLVGPLFLAAGDDMPPEGEKEQDPEGCLSWLDERAAQPGSVVYISFGTQAHVTDAQLDELVHGLAQSGCPFLWAVRSDTWSPPADVVGPDGRIVRGWVPQRSVLAHKAIGGFVSHCGWNSVMESLAAGKPLLAWPMIAEQHLNARHVANILGVGVRVAVRPGADVVGRADVEEKVRELMDAGSKAARSMRERAAWARQAAESAVSRGGTSAMTLRNLVEELQRTYGDVVGKESEVRGTK encoded by the coding sequence ATGGCCAACGCCGGCGCACCAGCCGTGGccaacgccgccgctgccgacaCCAACGGCGGCGCCCCTGCCGtggccaacgccgccgccgacaatgGCGCCCGTTCCATGGCCAACGCTACCACCTCCGCCGCTGTGGCCAACGGCGGCGACGGGAACGGCGTCCCCGTGTCAGGTTCAGGGCGCGACCACGTGGTCATCTTCCCCTTCATGGCGAAGGGCCACATGCTCCCGCTGCTCCACTTCGCCACGGCCCTCTCGGCGCGCCACGGGGGCCTCCGCGTGACCCTGGTCACCACGCCGGGCAACGTGGCCTTCGCCAGGAGCCGCCTGCCGGCGTCGGTGCCGCTCGTCGCGCTCCCGTTCCCGTCgctcccgccgctgccggcgggcGTCGAGTCCACCGACGCCCTCCCGTCCCAGTCGCTGCACCTGGCCTTCCTGCGCGCCACGGCGCTCCTGCGGGCCCCCTTCGCCGCGTTCCTGGCCTCGCTCCCGTCCCCGCCGCTCGCGCTCGTCTCCGACTTCTTCCTCGGGTTCACGCGCCGCGTCGCGGCCGACGCCGGCGTCCGCCGCATCGTGTTCAACGGCATGTCCTGCTTCGCGTCGGCGATCTGCAAGGCGCTCGCCGCGAGCCCGCTGGCCAGCTTCGAGCCCGGCGCCCAGCTCCACGTGCCCGACATGCCGGACCACGTGGTGGTCCGGGCGGAGGAGGTCCCCGACGGGGTGGCCAAGAGGGCCGACCCCGACAACCCGTTCACGCGCTTCTTCGTGCACGAGATCGGCGACTCGGACGTGCGCAGCTGGGGCGTCCTCGTCAACAGCTTCGCCGCGCTGGACGGGGACTACGTGCCGGGCCTGGAGTCGTTCTACGAGCCGGGATCCCGCGCCTGGCTCGTCGGCCCGctgttcctcgccgccggcgacgacatGCCGCCGGAGGGCGAGAAGGAGCAGGATCCCGAGGGCTGCCTCTCGTGGCTCGACGAGAGGGCGGCGCAGCCGGGGTCCGTGGTCTACATTTCGTTCGGCACGCAGGCCCACGTCACGGACGCGCAGCTCGACGAGCTGGTGCACGGGCTGGCGCAGTCCGGCTGCCCCTTCCTCTGGGCTGTCCGATCCGACacgtggtcgccgccggcggacgTGGTGGGCCCCGACGGCCGGATCGTCCGCGGGTGGGTCCCACAGAGGAGCGTCCTGGCCCACAAGGCGATCGGTGGGTTCGTGAGCCACTGCGGATGGAACTCGGTGATGGAGAGCCTCGCCGCCGGGAAGCCGCTGCTGGCGTGGCCGATGATAGCCGAGCAGCACCTGAACGCGAGGCACGTCGCGAACATCCTGGGCGTCGGCGTCAGGGTGGCCGTGAGGCCCGGCGCAGACGTCGTCGGGCGGGCGGACGTGGAGGAGAAGGTGCGGGAGCTGATGGACGCCGGCAGCAAGGCGGCGAGGAGTATGCGGGAGAGGGCTGCGTGGGCGCGGCAAGCGGCGGAGTCGGCGGTGAGCCGCGGTGGAACTTCGGCCATGACGTTACGGAATCTGGTGGAAGAGCTGCAACGGACCTACGGCGACGTCGTGGGCAAAGAAAGCGAGGTGAGGGGGACAAAGTAG
- the LOC120670991 gene encoding uncharacterized protein LOC120670991: MLSLHLYMHSQDLYLSPLCLLLMSHQPPSDVEPHDEDAHQSPTSIDPEDLYTDDEFVAEQEVLEDLQDEIVADLSTEIERVEGRKRNSGPRRYLARPREEANQRLMQDYFTDIPVYNSAIFRRRFRMRRPLFLRIVDALGEWNPFFTLRLDALNRPGLSPIQKCTAAIRQLANRSPADQLDEYIKFGESTAVECLKRFVLGVIRVFGTEYLRRPTVDDVDRLMAIGERRGFPGMLGSIDCMHWHWEKCPYAWKGMYTHGDHGVPTIILEAVASHDRWIWHTFFGVAGSNNDINVLNQSDLFVEQLRGEAPKVQYSINGREYNMGYYLADRIYPEWPVFVKSIREPQSDKHKLFAQQQEGARKDVECAFGILQSRFCILRRPARLFEQGDLENIMLACIMLHNMIIEDERDIEQVPLDLNEEASAYTVQEATISHGENPEMEDVLNRNFILHDRQAYKQLQSDLIEHIWLKFGNSNRQNN; the protein is encoded by the coding sequence ATGCTAAGCCTACACCTCTATATGCACAGCCAAGACCTCTATCTCTCTCCTCTTTGCCTACTCCTAATGTCTCACCAACCACCAAGTGATGTTGAACCTCATGACGAGGATGCTCACCAATCACCAACCAGCATAGACCCAGAAGATTTATACACGGATGATGAATTTGTAGCCGAGCAAGAAGTATTAGAAGACCTGCAAGATGAAATAGTTGCAGATTTGAGTACTGAAATTGAAAGGGTAGAAGGGAGGAAACGGAACAGTGGTCCAAGGAGATATTTGGCAAGGCCTCGTGAAGAAGCCAATCAGCGGCTTATGCAGGATTATTTCACAGATATTCCTGTCTATAATTCAGCAATCTTTCGTCGAAGGTTTAGAATGAGGAGGCCCTTGTTTCTGCGTATTGTTGATGCCCTCGGTGAGTGGAATCCTTTTTTCACCTTAAGATTGGATGCTCTTAATCGCCCTGGGTTGTCTCCAATTCAAAAATGCACTGCTGCTATAAGGCAGTTAGCAAACAGAAGCCCTGCAGACCAGCTTGATGAGTATATTAAGTTTGGTGAAAGTACTGCTGTAGAGTGTTTGAAGAGATTTGTTCTGGGAGTGATTCGAGTATTTGGGACAGAGTATTTGAGGCGACCAACGGTAGATGATGTTGACCGCTTGATGGCTATCGGTGAGCGTCGTGGGTTTCCTGGTATGCTAGGGAGTATAGATTGTATGCATTGGCACTGGGAAAAATGCCCTTATGCATGGAAAGGGATGTATACCCACGGTGATCATGGTGTGCCTACTATCATTCTAGAGGCAGTTGCTTCGCATGATCGTTGGATATGGCACACTTTTTTTGGTGTTGCTGGATCCAACAACGATATCAACGTGCTCAACCAATCTGATTTGTTTGTCGAGCAGCTGAGAGGAGAAGCTCCTAAGGTGCAGTATTCTATCAATGGAAGAGAATACAATATGGGTTATTACCTAGCAGACAGAATATATCCAGAGTGGCCTGTTTTCGTGAAGTCTATCCGTGAGCCACAATCGGATAAACATAAACTCTTTGCACAGCAGCAAGAAGGGGCCAGGAAGGATGTTGAATGCGCCTTTGGCATTTTGCAGTCTCGTTTTTGTATTTTGCGTCGACCAGCACGTCTCTTTGAGCAAGGGGATCTTGAGAATATCATGCTTGCTTGTATAATGCTCCACAATATGATAATTGAAGATGAGAGGGATATAGAGCAGGTTCCACTTGATTTGAATGAGGAAGCCAGCGCATATACTGTTCAAGAAGCTACAATCTCTCATGGAGAGAATCCAGAGATGGAAGACGTGCTTAACAGAAATTTCATCTTACATGATCGCCAAGCATACAAACAACTTCAATCTGATTTAATTGAACATATTTGGCTAAAGTTTGGGAATTCAAATAGGCAAAATAATTAG